In Primulina huaijiensis isolate GDHJ02 chromosome 16, ASM1229523v2, whole genome shotgun sequence, a single genomic region encodes these proteins:
- the LOC140961683 gene encoding uncharacterized protein produces the protein MDTSLANAELRPPILDGTNYSLWKVKIRYYIKSIDERAWQRVINGWTSPIMIDQDGDSLPKPETDWTADEVQNSNYNPKALNAIFTSVDMNTFSLITNCTSAKNAWDTLQRHCEGSESVRRTRLRMLTSKFEMMRMEESENIMDYDRRLREIANEVFNLGDPISNERLVSKKKDLGKTNAFQVSNNSYNDFLQISQEVNELDLCEDSIAYITKKFGNYLKRIRDKKAGQPSRFPSLPTPKPPVQQQFRPRNEGKGQFNSKKYDSVQCRECNGFGHYANECANRLRKYKGYNVSLSDEESDEEEKSNDEDNHTSLTALLIEKHDELEADDEEITLESVQKLYEGLYVDWTKRNKLNSTLMKENTELKDVVAKLEVILSKKNLELGHWYFDSGSSRYMTGSREYLMDYVEQKCGRVTYGGGAKGKIIGKRILNVEGLPKLHNVLHVEELNSNLISISQLCDDNLLVKFDKHTYEVFDESNICIMASTKSSDNCYQIGEELSCKHAQVSELDLWHQKLCHVNFKTLKNLCKYDAVRGMPNLSSGKPYVFRDCQKGCLPPSCCKGGGCALYFKKQQLQWLSFEYKFYVVIVRISKVLGF, from the exons ATGGACACATCACTTGCAAACGCAGAACTTCGACCACCAATCCTAGATGGAACCAACTACAGCCTATGGAAAGTCAAAATCAGATACTACATAAAATCCATAGATGAACGGGCATGGCAGCGTGTTATTAATGGATGGACTTCACCAATCATGATAGATCAAGATGGTGACAGCTTGCCAAAACCTGAAACTGACTGGACTGCAGATGAAGTGCAGAATTCAAATTACAACCCGAAGGCCCTAAATGCAATATTTACTTCAGTAGATATGAACACGTTCAGTTTGATCACAAACTGTACTTCTGCTAAGAATGCATGGGATACTCTCCAAAGACATTGTGAAGGTTCTGAAAGTGTGCGACGAACTAGATTGAGGATGCTTACTTCCAAGTTCGAGATGATGAGGATGGAAGAATCGGAAAATATAATGGACTATGATCGTCGCCTACGGGAAATTGCTAATGAAGTGTTCAACCTTGGAGATCCCATATCCAATGAACGATTAGTTAGCAAG AAGAAAGATTTGGGGAAGACAAATGCATTCCAAGTCTCAAATAACTCTTATAatgattttcttcaaatatcccaAGAGGTTAATGAATTGGATCTTTGTGAGGATTCCATCGCCTATAtcacaaagaaatttgggaactATTTGAAAAGAATAAGAGATAAGAAGGCTGGACAACCGTCAAGATTTCCTAGTCTACCAACTCCTAAACCTCCTGTCCAACAACAATTTCGACCAAGGAATGAAGGCAAGGGACAATTTAATTCGAAGAAGTATGACTCGGTGCAGTGTAGAGAGTGCAATGGTTTCGGCCACTATGCCAATGAATGTGCTAACAGATTACGAAAGTACAAAGGCTATAATGTGTCTCTAAGCGATGAAGAATCGGATGAGGAGGAGAAATCAAATGATGAAGATAACCACACCTCCTTGACTGCACTGTTGATCGAAAAAC ATGATGAATTAGAAGCTGATGATGAAGAAATCACTCTTGAGAGTGTACAAAAGCTTTATGAGGGGTTGTATGTCGATTGGACCAAAAGAAACAAGCTTAACTCAACTCTCATGAAGGAGAACACTGAACTAAAAGATGTGGTTGCCAAACTTGAAGTAATCCTAAGCAAAAAAAACTTGGAACTAG GTCATTGgtactttgatagtggaagctcacgcTATATGACAGGATCACGAGAATATCTCATGGATTATGTTGAACAAAAATGTGGTAGAGTAACCTATGGAGGGGGAGCTAAAGGAAAGATTATTGGAAAgagaatattgaatgttgaaggaTTACCAAAACTCCACAATGTACTTCATGTTGaagaattaaattcaaatttaataagCATAAGCCAATTGTGCGATGATAATTTACTTGTCAAGTTTGACAAACACACTTATGAAGTTTTTGATGAATCTAACATCTGCATTATGGCAAGTACAAAGTCTTCGGACAATTGCTATCAAATAGGTGAAGaactttcatgcaaacatgcacaAGTCAGTGAACTCGACCTTTGGCATCAAAAACTGTGTCATGTAAATTTCAAAACCTtgaaaaacttgtgtaagtATGATGCAGTACGAGGTATGCCTAATCTCTCTTCTGGTAAACCATATGTGTTCAGAGATTGTCAAAAAG GTTGTCTACCTCCCTCGTGTTGTAAAGGTGGAGGATGTGCTCTCTATTTTAAGAAGCAACAATTACAATGGCTTTCCTTTGAGTATAAGttttatgttgttattgttcGTATTTCAAAGGTGTTAGGATTCtga
- the LOC140961133 gene encoding mavicyanin-like, producing MALNLEKNAVGFLFLIFFTSVLIHLSTGAVHSVGGSAGWTTIGNVDYKQWAATKNFQVGDVIVFMYNPQFHNVMRVTHAGYKACNASSPISTHTTGNDTITIDSHGHHFFLCGVPGHCQAGQKVDINVLRATSIVPGPSDLVPEVEVPAPSPSDAAAQSTLCLKAWITIAIISHILS from the exons atggcATTAAATCTTGAGAAAAATGCTGTgggatttttgtttttgatCTTTTTTACTTCAGTACTGATTCATCTGTCAACTGGGGCTGTTCATTCCGTTGGAGGCTCCGCAGGCTGGACTACCATTGGAAATGTGGATTACAAGCAATGGGCAGCTACAAAAAACTTTCAAGTTGGTGATGTTATAG TTTTCATGTACAACCCACAGTTTCACAACGTGATGCGAGTGACACATGCTGGCTACAAGGCGTGCAATGCGTCATCCCCTATCTCGACTCATACGACCGGAAACGATACCATAACCATTGATTCTCATGGTCACCACTTCTTCCTATGTGGAGTACCAGGTCATTGTCAAGCAGGACAGAAAGTCGATATCAATGTACTACGTGCCACTTCAATCGTACCTGGACCATCTGATCTGGTTCCTGAAGTTGAAGTACCCGCACCTTCTCCCAGTGATGCAGCTGCACAGTCCACTCTATGCCTCAAAGCTTGGATTACCATTGCCATTATTTCTCATATTCTAAGTTAG